The genome window CAAAGTGAAGGCTCTACGGAACTCCTGCCCTATTTCATTACTGCTTCTAATGGCGATCCTGCCAAGGCTGACATCATTGCTGCGGGAAACCAGCGGGTGATTCGAGCGCGGCTTTCCGATGGCAAGTTCTTCTTTGATGCCGATCGCGCTAATCCTCTAGAGAGTTATCTGCCGCGTCTGGAAACTGTGACTTTTCAAGAAGCCTTAGGGTCAGTGCGAGATAAAGTGACGCGAATTGGTCAAATTGCCGATCGCATTGCTGAGCAATTGCACGTGTCAGAGCGCGATCGCAGCCAAATCCAACGGGCAGCGCTGCTGTGTAAGGCGGATTTGGTGACGCAGATGGTGGGTGAGTTTCCGGAACTGCAAGGAGTGATGGGCCAAAAGTACGCTCTGGCTAGTGGTGAACCCGAAGCCGTAGCGACGGCAATTGTGGAGCATTACTTACCGAAGGGCGCAGGCGATCGCTTGCCGCAAACTTTGGCGGGCCAGGTGGTGGGCTTGGCGGATCGCTTAGATACCCTGGTTGGCATTTTTAGTTTGGGCATGATGCCCAGCGGTTCCTCTGATCCCTTTGCTCTACGTCGGGCTGCGAATGCGGTAGTGAACGTTACTTGGGTGGCTAGCTTACCTCTGAACTTGTTGCAACTACTGGAACAAGTGACGGCTGACTTTGCGGCCAGTCATCCAGCAGTTTTGAAAATGAGCGTGTCGGAACTGTTGCAACAGTTGAAGGACTTTTTCTTGCAACGGGTTCGGACGCTGCTGCAAGAAGACCGCCATATCGATTACGACTTGGTGAATGCGGTGTTGGGGGAAAACGACCCTGAATATACAGAGCGAGCGTTGAAAGACTTGCTGGATGTTCGCGATCGCGCTCTCTTTCTGCAATCTCTTCGCAACGATGGCACGCTAGCGAAAATCTATGAGACGGTGAATCGAGCTTCGCGGTTGGCGGCTCAGGGAGATCTGGATACGAAGTCGTTAGACCCAGCAGCTTTGGTTAATTCTGATTTGTTTAAGCAGCCCTCTGAACAGGCGTTTTATGATGCGTTGGTGCAGTTGGTGCCTCAAACTCAAGTGGCTCAGGCGGAGCGAGATTACCAAAAGTTAGTGGCTGGGTTGAGTCAGATTGCGCCAACGGTTAGCAGCTTCTTTGATGGTCCGGAGAGCGTTTTGGTAATGGATTCTGACCCGGAGATTAAGCGGAATCGGCTGAATCTGTTGGGTTTGCTGCGAAATCATGCGCGGGTGTTGGCGGATTTTGGGGCGATTGTGAAGGGGTAGGTTGGTTTGTTTTCTCTAGCTGAGTTCTGTGGAAACCGAGCCTTGGGGGCACTCGCCCCCAAACCCCCGCTGAAGGACGGTTGCGTCCTCCAGACCTCCTCCAAAAGGGGTTTGCCTCCAAAAGAGTTTGGTAATTGGAAGTGAGTCATAGGGTGGGTTATGGATGGTTCTGGCTTGGATGGTAGAAGGCGATCGCGGTGGCGGTTGTGGGTGTTGATCGTGAGTAGCGGGGTGTTGGTGCCTACGGCGATCGCGTTGACGGATTCTAAAGCGGTTTTGGTAGGAGCGCTGTTCGGCTTATGCCTGTATCAGGTGCGCCGATATTACTCTTCATCTCCGGAAGTTTTCCCTGGAAGAGAACCAGAGGATTGAGCGGCATATCCTATGTCTCCCGGTCTGCTAAATCTGCCTGTGCGACTCCGTTCCGCAGTAACATAAGGGTTGCTCTTTTAGGAATGCCTACCGACTGCCAATATGCCTAACGCTTATGTGATTGGTT of Trichocoleus sp. FACHB-46 contains these proteins:
- the glyS gene encoding glycine--tRNA ligase subunit beta, yielding MATFLLEVGTEELPASFVDSALEQWRSQIPQSLTERYLLPENQATEAVEVYGTPRRLAVLIKGLPTQQPDQTEEVKGPPVQAAFKDGKPTRAAEGFAQKQGVTLEALEIRATEKGEFVFVQKVIAGRPTAKLLTELVPQWINSLEGKRFMRWGDGDLKFPRPIRWLVTLLDETVLPLKIVSGSEVVTSDRVSRGHRVLHPQPVTIQQPGDYLATMRAASVEPDPEQRRTTIQSQVQAAAQKVGGYALISPSLLTEVTNLVEWPSAVVGQFDAEFLELPSEVSITEMESHQRYFPVFQSEGSTELLPYFITASNGDPAKADIIAAGNQRVIRARLSDGKFFFDADRANPLESYLPRLETVTFQEALGSVRDKVTRIGQIADRIAEQLHVSERDRSQIQRAALLCKADLVTQMVGEFPELQGVMGQKYALASGEPEAVATAIVEHYLPKGAGDRLPQTLAGQVVGLADRLDTLVGIFSLGMMPSGSSDPFALRRAANAVVNVTWVASLPLNLLQLLEQVTADFAASHPAVLKMSVSELLQQLKDFFLQRVRTLLQEDRHIDYDLVNAVLGENDPEYTERALKDLLDVRDRALFLQSLRNDGTLAKIYETVNRASRLAAQGDLDTKSLDPAALVNSDLFKQPSEQAFYDALVQLVPQTQVAQAERDYQKLVAGLSQIAPTVSSFFDGPESVLVMDSDPEIKRNRLNLLGLLRNHARVLADFGAIVKG